Part of the Bacteroidota bacterium genome, GCTACCTCGGCAAGGGGGTCAGCAAGGCCGTGGCGAACGTGGAGGACCTTGCAGCGGGGCTACGGGGCCTCAGCGTCTTCGAGCAGACCGTCATCGACCGCACGATGCTCGACCTCGACGGGACCTCGAACAAGGGCCGCCTTGGCGCCAACGCGCTGCTGGGCGTCTCCCTGGCCGTTGCGAAGGCTGCCGCAGCATCGGCTCGGATGCCGCTCTACCGCTACCTGGGCGGGCCCGGTGCGCGCACGCTCCCCGTCCCGATGATGAACATCATCAACGGAGGCCGCCACGCGGACAACAGCGTGGACATGCAGGAGTTCATGGTGATGCCCGTTGGGGCAAGCACCTTCTCCGAAGGGTTGCGCATGGGCGTCGAGGTCTTTCACCACCTTAAGAAAGTGCTCCAGGGCAAGGGCTACGGCACGGCCGTTGGCGACGAGGGCGGCTTCGCGCCGAACCTCGGTTCCAACGAGGAAGCCATTGAGGTCATCCTCGAAGCAATCGAGAAGGCCGGCTTCATCCCCGGCGACGACCTCGCCATCGCCCTCGACCCCGCGTCGGCCGAGATGTATCAGGTCGACGACAGCGGCGTGGGCCGCTATGTCTTCTGGAAGTCGGACCCGGACAACCCCAAGACCAGCGAGGAGATGGTCGACTACTGGGCGAACTGGGCCGCGCAGTATCCCATCGTCTCCATCGAGGATGCTATGGACGAGAACGACTGGGCAGGCTGGACGGCGCTCACCGAGCGCATTGGCGACGACGTGCAGTTAGTCGGCGACGACCTCTTTGTGACCAACTCGGCGCGGCTCGCGCGAGGCATCGAGCACGGCGCGGCCAACGCGATCCTGATCAAGGTGAACCAGATCGGCACGCTCACCGAGACCCTCGAAGCGATCGAGCTGGCCCACAAAAACATGTACGCCTCGGTGATCAGCCACCGCTCGGGCGAGACGGAGGACACGACCATTGCGGACCTTGCCGTGGCTACGGGCGCCGGCCAGATCAAGACGGGCTCGGCGAGCCGCTCGGACCGCACCGCGAAGTACAACCAACTCCTGCGCATCGAGCAGCAGTTGGGCGACGCGGCACTCTATCCCGGGCTCGATGCCTTCCGGCTCTAGCGCGGGTCGCTAGCGTTGCCCGGCGCAACGCCTTATGTTCTCCCACGCTTTGCCAGCCCTGCCCCCACCATGCCTGCATCGATTCGTGCCTTCTTTGCCGCGCCTGCGTTGCGCCGCCGGATCGCGATCCTAGGTCTGGCACTGTTGGCGGCTTGGGTGACGTTTTTCGACTCGCACAGCCTCGTGCGGCGGGCTGCGTTCTTGATGGAACAGCGGACGCTGCGCGCCGAGAACGAGGCGCTCCGTGCGGCCATCGCAGAGCGCGAAGCCGAGTTAGCCGCCCCACTCACGGACGCAACCGTTGAGCACCTCGCACGAGAGCAACACGGCATGCGGCGTCCCGGAGAAACCGTCTACCGTGTCGAGGCTGAAGAGTAAGGCCCTGCGTCGCCCTCCCTCACCCAACCACCCTGCCCAGGTGTCTACCTACGCTATCGGCGTCGATCTCGGCGGTACGACGATCAAGGTGGGGCTGGTCGAGAAGGAGCGCGGGATCCTCAAGCAGGCCACGACCGATACGGAGGCTCAACAAGGGCCCGACGCCGTCGTGCAACGGATTGCAGATACGGTCGCCGAGATCTATGCTTCGCTACCGTCCGACACACAGTTGGCTGGTGTGGGCATCGGCGCACCGGGCGTCATCTCTTGGGACCGCACCACGATCGCAAAGCCGCCCAACTTTCCTGGCTGGGACC contains:
- the eno gene encoding phosphopyruvate hydratase, coding for MALIQSIAARQILDSRGNPTVEVDVVTDEGLLGRAAVPSGASTGEHEAVELRDGDAERYLGKGVSKAVANVEDLAAGLRGLSVFEQTVIDRTMLDLDGTSNKGRLGANALLGVSLAVAKAAAASARMPLYRYLGGPGARTLPVPMMNIINGGRHADNSVDMQEFMVMPVGASTFSEGLRMGVEVFHHLKKVLQGKGYGTAVGDEGGFAPNLGSNEEAIEVILEAIEKAGFIPGDDLAIALDPASAEMYQVDDSGVGRYVFWKSDPDNPKTSEEMVDYWANWAAQYPIVSIEDAMDENDWAGWTALTERIGDDVQLVGDDLFVTNSARLARGIEHGAANAILIKVNQIGTLTETLEAIELAHKNMYASVISHRSGETEDTTIADLAVATGAGQIKTGSASRSDRTAKYNQLLRIEQQLGDAALYPGLDAFRL
- a CDS encoding septum formation initiator family protein, with protein sequence MPASIRAFFAAPALRRRIAILGLALLAAWVTFFDSHSLVRRAAFLMEQRTLRAENEALRAAIAEREAELAAPLTDATVEHLAREQHGMRRPGETVYRVEAEE